The Streptomyces sp. GSL17-111 region GGATCTCGGCGCGCACGATGCGGGCGGTGGAGACCCAGTGCGTCAGCCCGACGGAGAGGATGACGGGCCAGACGCCGGGGCGGAACATCGCCACGATGAACACCCCGAGCAGGAGGTGCGGCACCGAGGAGATGCCGTCGACCACGCGCATCACCAGGCGGTCGACCCAGCCGCCGAGCGAGGCCGCGAGCGCGCCGACGCACACGCCGAGCACGGAGGCGGCCAGGGCCGCCACCAGGCCGACGAGCAGCGAGACGCGCAGCCCGTACACGCAGCGCAGCAGCACGTCCCGTCCGACGTCGTCGGTGCCGAAGGGGTGTTCCCAGGACGGCGGCCGGAGCTTGTTCGCCAGGTCGACGGCCTGCTGGTCCAGCGGGACGAGCACGGGCACGAGGAGCACGGCGAGCGCGAGCGCCACCCCGAGGACGACGGAGGTGCGGACCCGCAGCGTGCGGTGGTCGCGGCGGCCGCGGCGGGCGGACGCGGGGGCGCTCCACTCCCCGCCGGGCGCCGGGGCGGACGGGCCGCCGGGGGTCTTGGCGGCGGACGGGTCGGCGGCGGGGGCCGTCACATCTCCTCCAGCGCGACGCGGGGG contains the following coding sequences:
- a CDS encoding ABC transporter permease gives rise to the protein MTAPAADPSAAKTPGGPSAPAPGGEWSAPASARRGRRDHRTLRVRTSVVLGVALALAVLLVPVLVPLDQQAVDLANKLRPPSWEHPFGTDDVGRDVLLRCVYGLRVSLLVGLVAALAASVLGVCVGALAASLGGWVDRLVMRVVDGISSVPHLLLGVFIVAMFRPGVWPVILSVGLTHWVSTARIVRAEIHSLRARPYIDAAVSGGASRWRVTVRHLVPGVWPQAALAAVLMVPHAIWHESALSFLGLGIPPHQASLGTMTEAARGSLLAGDWWPTLFPGLFIIVPTLVIAGLAGAWRERINPRRRSELML